Proteins encoded by one window of Haliotis asinina isolate JCU_RB_2024 chromosome 6, JCU_Hal_asi_v2, whole genome shotgun sequence:
- the LOC137287873 gene encoding ctenidin-1-like, with protein sequence MRASNAAVNDDGGESNDDGDDGDGIGGGSDGDDDGRGIDGGDGVGIGDGGDDGGESNDDGDDGDGIGGGSDGDDDGRGIDGGDDVGIGDGGDDGGESSDDGDDDGGDGIGGGSDGDDDGRGSDVDMVLIMVVVVVVVVAMMGWKV encoded by the exons ATGAGAGCTAGCAATGCTGCTGTCAA tgatgatggtggtgagagtaatgatgatggtgatgatggtgatggtatcggtggtggtagtgatggtgatgatgatggtcgtGGAATTGATGGTGGAgatggtgttggtattggtgatggtggtgatgatggtggtgagagtaatgatgatggtgatgatggtgatggtatcggtggtggtagtgatggtgatgatgatggtcgtGGAATTGATGGTGGAGAtgatgttggtattggtgatggtggtgatgatggtggtgagagtagtgatgatggtgatgatgatggtggtgatggtatcggaggtggtagtgatggtgatgatgatggtcgtGGAAGTGATGTGGATATGGTGTTGataatggtggtggtggtggtggtggttgtggcgATGATGGGCTGGAAGGTGTAA